The DNA sequence CCTCCTGAAGGTCCTGGGTAAGTGCAATAGGGAGTGTCAAGCTAGGAGGGAGTGACTTAGGAGCTCCTCAACGCCTCTTGCAAGTCCTCGATGAGCAACTCAGGGTCCTCGAGGCCCACCGATAACCTCACCAGCTTCTCATCGACCTCGCTCCTCTCCACCAGGTCGCTCGGTAGGTTCGATGCCAGGGAGGCCCTTGGGATGCTGGCTAACGACCTGCAGGCACCGAAGCTAGTAGCCGGTATCACCCTCCTGAGGCTCAGTAGGAACCTATTAGGGTCACCCCTGATTCTGAAGGAGACGATCCCCCCGAAAAGGTCTCCGAATAGTTTCTTAGCTATGTTATGATCCTTATGCGTATCAAGCCCCGGGTAGATCACCTCATCCACCTTCTCATGGTCCTCCAACCACTTAGCTATGATCATAGCGTTCTCAGAGTGCTTTCTTACCCTTAACTCCAGTGTAAACAGACCTCTCGTTATGAGGAAAGCCCTCAGAGGATCTATTATATTCCCCAGCTTCCTCCTCCAATCCCAAAGCTCAGATACGTTATTTCCGGAGACGACACCCCCGAAAACGTCGTTGGTGCCGGAAAGGTACTTCGTAGCGCTCTGAACGGAATAATCGGAGGTGGTGGATGGTTTGAGTAGGACCGGAGTCGCTAGCGTATTGTCAATTAAGAGCAGGGAGCCCGAGTCCTCACAAGCATCACGCAAAGCACTTAAATCTGGTACCCTGAGCAGGGGATTCGTCAGGGACTCCGTGAGAACCACGCTATCGGGCGGGATGGGGTCACCCAGCTCATCCGTCTTGCGCAGCTCCACATCGAACCCCATGCTCCTGAGGTCGAGGGCCAAGCTCACCGTGGCCGGGTAGGAATCCAGGTTCACTATTATCTTCCTCCTGTAATTCGCTAGCAATAGAGTTGATATCGCTGCCATACCGCTGTTAAACGCTAGACAGTCATTAAAACCATCCAGTTGAGCG is a window from the Candidatus Korarchaeum sp. genome containing:
- a CDS encoding PLP-dependent transferase — its product is MPIFQPVEVPIYMTATFHNPLPSGEPSLSDRGSELKYSREENPTVRELERKIAQLDGFNDCLAFNSGMAAISTLLLANYRRKIIVNLDSYPATVSLALDLRSMGFDVELRKTDELGDPIPPDSVVLTESLTNPLLRVPDLSALRDACEDSGSLLLIDNTLATPVLLKPSTTSDYSVQSATKYLSGTNDVFGGVVSGNNVSELWDWRRKLGNIIDPLRAFLITRGLFTLELRVRKHSENAMIIAKWLEDHEKVDEVIYPGLDTHKDHNIAKKLFGDLFGGIVSFRIRGDPNRFLLSLRRVIPATSFGACRSLASIPRASLASNLPSDLVERSEVDEKLVRLSVGLEDPELLIEDLQEALRSS